One segment of uncultured Tolumonas sp. DNA contains the following:
- a CDS encoding ABC transporter permease, with protein sequence MSQQRIPLWINVGVIPLVNLLMAFAVSGLLFYYIDINPLDAVKVMWEGSFGNAEGIGFTLYYATGFIFTGLAVAVAYHAGLFNIGGEGQAYVGGLGVGLVCLWFGDKLPLVLLLPLAAIAGGLFGAAWAFIPAYLQAKRGSHIVITTIMFNFIASSLMAYLLVDVLKPASTMAPESAVFAEASWLPKIHSVLGLIGIDMPESPVNVSLLWALLCAVFVWVFLWHTRWGYQIRSVGANVQAAGYAGISYSKVTIMAMALSGMLAGFFALNVIQGELHQIKLNYVEGFGFTGIAVALMGRNHPIGVILASVLFGFLYQGGAELSFDYGVDRNIVVVLQGLVILFSGALEHMFKPKLEALYLKLTSKQEAAA encoded by the coding sequence ATGAGTCAACAACGGATCCCGCTTTGGATCAACGTCGGCGTTATTCCGCTGGTTAACCTGTTAATGGCATTCGCTGTTTCAGGCTTATTATTTTATTACATCGATATCAATCCACTCGATGCGGTCAAAGTGATGTGGGAAGGCTCTTTCGGTAATGCCGAAGGCATCGGCTTTACCCTCTATTATGCGACAGGTTTTATCTTTACCGGATTAGCCGTAGCCGTTGCTTATCATGCTGGGTTATTCAATATCGGCGGTGAAGGGCAAGCTTATGTGGGCGGATTAGGGGTTGGCTTAGTCTGTTTGTGGTTCGGCGATAAATTACCATTGGTATTGTTATTGCCGTTAGCGGCTATTGCGGGCGGTTTGTTTGGCGCGGCATGGGCATTTATACCTGCTTATCTGCAAGCCAAGCGGGGTAGCCACATCGTTATCACAACTATTATGTTTAATTTCATCGCTTCTTCGCTGATGGCGTACCTGTTGGTTGATGTGCTAAAACCGGCCAGCACAATGGCACCGGAAAGTGCCGTGTTTGCTGAAGCCAGTTGGTTACCGAAGATCCATTCAGTCTTGGGTCTGATCGGTATTGATATGCCTGAAAGCCCGGTGAATGTCAGCTTACTCTGGGCATTACTGTGTGCGGTATTCGTGTGGGTTTTCCTTTGGCATACCCGTTGGGGCTATCAGATCCGCTCTGTCGGTGCGAATGTACAGGCTGCGGGCTATGCCGGCATCTCTTATTCCAAAGTGACCATCATGGCGATGGCATTATCCGGGATGTTAGCCGGCTTTTTTGCGCTGAATGTTATTCAAGGCGAATTGCACCAGATCAAACTGAACTATGTAGAAGGTTTTGGCTTTACTGGAATCGCTGTTGCGCTGATGGGGCGCAATCACCCAATTGGTGTCATATTAGCCAGTGTGCTATTTGGTTTTCTCTATCAGGGCGGGGCAGAACTCAGTTTCGACTATGGTGTTGACCGGAACATTGTTGTGGTGCTGCAAGGATTGGTGATCTTGTTCTCCGGCGCATTGGAACACATGTTTAAACCGAAGTTGGAAGCCTTATATCTAAAACTCACCAGCAAGCAGGAGGCAGCAGCATAA
- a CDS encoding ABC transporter permease: MYETLILMLDSTIRVATPLIFAALAGLFCERSGVVNIGLEGNLLASAFAGAATASVTGSAWEGVAAGILVSIAMSLLHGFATITHRGDQVVSGMAVNILAAGLTVTLGRYWFDQGGQTPALDGAARFAPLHFPFEKELYDVPVIGQLYSELLSGHTVLEYVALLAVPAAWWILYRTRFGLRLRAVGEAPAAVDTAGISVIRLRYSAILICGFLAGLGGAYLSLAQTAQFIPNMSAGKGYMALAALVFGKWRPWTAMSACLLFGFLDALAIRLQGVEIAGHAIPVQIIEAMPYLLTVFLLAGFIGKAVAPKALGTAYVKERE; the protein is encoded by the coding sequence ATGTACGAAACATTGATATTAATGCTGGACTCAACCATCCGTGTGGCTACTCCATTGATATTTGCAGCGTTAGCCGGTTTATTCTGTGAGCGTTCGGGTGTGGTCAATATCGGGTTGGAAGGTAACTTGCTGGCTTCCGCTTTTGCTGGGGCGGCAACCGCTTCGGTGACGGGCTCTGCTTGGGAAGGTGTCGCCGCGGGTATTCTCGTGTCGATTGCCATGTCACTACTACATGGTTTTGCCACTATTACTCATCGTGGTGACCAAGTGGTCAGTGGTATGGCGGTTAATATTCTGGCGGCAGGGTTAACGGTAACGCTTGGTCGTTACTGGTTTGATCAAGGTGGTCAGACTCCGGCTTTAGATGGTGCAGCTCGTTTTGCACCACTGCATTTCCCGTTTGAAAAAGAACTTTATGATGTGCCAGTGATCGGTCAACTGTATTCCGAATTACTGAGTGGACATACCGTTCTCGAGTATGTTGCCTTATTGGCTGTACCTGCCGCGTGGTGGATTTTATACCGCACTCGTTTTGGTTTGCGGTTACGCGCTGTTGGTGAAGCGCCTGCAGCCGTTGATACCGCCGGGATTTCAGTTATCCGGTTGCGTTACAGTGCGATCTTGATCTGTGGTTTTCTGGCCGGTCTGGGTGGTGCTTACCTATCTCTTGCTCAAACAGCCCAGTTTATTCCCAATATGAGTGCGGGTAAGGGCTACATGGCATTAGCTGCATTGGTGTTTGGAAAATGGCGCCCATGGACGGCAATGAGTGCCTGTTTGTTGTTTGGTTTTCTGGATGCGCTGGCAATTCGTCTGCAGGGTGTTGAAATTGCAGGCCATGCGATTCCTGTGCAGATCATTGAAGCTATGCCGTATCTGCTGACCGTATTCCTGTTGGCAGGTTTTATAGGTAAAGCCGTAGCACCAAAAGCCTTAGGTACTGCATATGTAAAAGAACGGGAATAA
- a CDS encoding 3-deoxy-7-phosphoheptulonate synthase, producing MQKDSLNNVHIQSEKVLLTPEELKAKVPVSEETLTFIADARRQIADIVHHQDHRLLVICGPCSIHDMDAAKDYATRLKALHDKYSDTLYIVMRVYFEKPRTTVGWKGFINDPNLDGTFDIELGLQKARELLSWLGELRLPLATEALDPISPQYLADLFSWSAIGARTTESQTHREMASGLSMPVGFKNGTDGNLDTAINALKAASSSHTFMGINQQGQVALLQTQGNPDGHVILRGGKQPNYDSVNVAVAEQELAKAKLPASLVVDCSHGNSNKNHRLQPLVAENVIRQIQDGNKSIIGIMLESNIGEGAQSSEQPKCDMTYGVSITDACIDWHATEKLLAGCFEELKEPLKDRL from the coding sequence ATGCAGAAAGATTCGCTGAATAATGTTCATATCCAATCAGAAAAAGTATTACTGACCCCTGAAGAACTGAAAGCCAAAGTGCCGGTTTCTGAGGAAACATTGACCTTTATCGCCGATGCACGTCGCCAGATCGCCGATATCGTACATCATCAAGATCACCGTTTGCTGGTTATCTGTGGTCCTTGTTCAATCCATGATATGGATGCCGCTAAAGACTATGCGACACGTCTGAAAGCGCTGCATGATAAATATTCAGACACTCTGTATATCGTGATGCGTGTTTATTTTGAAAAACCACGTACGACTGTTGGTTGGAAAGGATTTATTAACGACCCGAATCTGGATGGTACCTTCGATATCGAGCTAGGTCTGCAGAAAGCGCGTGAATTGCTGAGCTGGTTGGGTGAGTTGCGCCTGCCGTTGGCAACGGAAGCATTAGATCCAATCAGCCCACAATATCTCGCCGATCTGTTCAGCTGGTCAGCAATTGGTGCACGTACCACCGAATCGCAGACTCATCGCGAAATGGCATCTGGTTTATCAATGCCGGTTGGCTTTAAAAACGGTACCGACGGTAATCTGGATACTGCTATCAATGCACTGAAAGCGGCTTCGTCTTCTCATACTTTCATGGGTATTAACCAGCAGGGTCAGGTGGCATTACTACAGACCCAAGGTAACCCGGATGGTCATGTGATTTTGCGTGGCGGTAAACAGCCAAATTATGATTCAGTGAACGTTGCTGTTGCTGAACAAGAATTGGCAAAAGCTAAATTACCAGCGAGTCTGGTGGTAGATTGCAGCCACGGTAACTCGAATAAAAACCATCGTTTACAGCCACTGGTTGCAGAAAACGTCATCCGCCAGATCCAGGATGGTAACAAATCGATTATCGGTATTATGCTGGAATCCAATATCGGTGAAGGCGCTCAATCCAGCGAACAGCCAAAATGTGATATGACTTACGGTGTATCGATCACTGATGCTTGTATTGACTGGCACGCCACTGAAAAATTGCTGGCAGGTTGTTTTGAAGAGCTGAAAGAGCCGTTGAAAGATCGACTCTGA
- the tyrA gene encoding bifunctional chorismate mutase/prephenate dehydrogenase translates to MNEELNALRDQIDHVDKQLVDLLAQRLKLVAGVGEVKSRYGIPVYAPDREAAMLANRRAEAELVGIPADLIEDVLRRVMRESYSSENDSGFKCVKPELRRIVVVGGNGQLGRLFVQMFRLSGYQVDVLEKTDWQRADTLLSDASLVLVAVPIDISCQIIDKLSNLPADCLLVDITSIKQKPLEHMLAVHAGPVLGLHPMFGPDVTSLAKQVIVCCDGRGAEQYQWLLEQMQIWGARLHSVTAKEHDDAMSFIQALRHFTTYAYGYHLFEEKADIKCLLALSSPIYRLELAMVGRLFAQDPALYADIILSSEQNLVLIRRYHQRMGEAIQRLEKGDRQAFISHFEEVSTYFGDYAQQFLKESKQLLAQASDRRHHD, encoded by the coding sequence ATGAATGAAGAGCTGAATGCGTTGCGTGATCAAATCGATCATGTTGATAAGCAACTGGTTGATCTTCTGGCACAACGTCTGAAATTGGTTGCCGGAGTAGGGGAAGTTAAAAGCCGATACGGTATCCCTGTTTATGCCCCCGATCGTGAAGCTGCGATGCTGGCCAACCGCCGGGCAGAAGCTGAATTGGTTGGTATTCCCGCTGATCTGATTGAAGATGTTTTACGTCGTGTCATGCGCGAATCCTACAGCAGTGAAAATGATTCTGGTTTCAAATGTGTAAAACCAGAGTTACGCCGTATTGTAGTGGTTGGTGGTAACGGTCAGCTGGGTCGGTTGTTTGTTCAAATGTTCCGTCTTTCCGGTTATCAGGTCGATGTGCTGGAAAAAACTGACTGGCAACGTGCCGATACCTTGTTGTCTGATGCCAGCCTGGTGTTAGTGGCGGTACCCATCGATATTTCCTGCCAGATCATTGATAAACTGAGTAATTTGCCAGCTGATTGCCTGCTCGTTGATATTACCAGTATCAAGCAAAAACCATTAGAGCACATGCTAGCGGTGCATGCTGGCCCAGTGCTTGGTTTGCATCCGATGTTTGGCCCAGATGTCACCAGTTTGGCGAAACAAGTTATTGTTTGTTGCGATGGCCGGGGAGCCGAGCAATATCAGTGGTTACTGGAACAGATGCAGATCTGGGGGGCCCGACTGCACAGCGTAACAGCGAAAGAGCATGACGATGCAATGAGTTTTATTCAGGCATTACGTCATTTCACCACTTATGCCTATGGTTATCATTTGTTTGAAGAAAAAGCAGACATCAAATGTTTGCTGGCGTTAAGTTCCCCGATCTATCGTTTGGAATTGGCCATGGTTGGGCGTCTGTTTGCGCAAGACCCGGCATTGTATGCAGATATCATTCTTTCCTCTGAGCAAAATCTGGTGTTGATCCGTCGTTATCATCAACGCATGGGCGAGGCGATCCAGCGGTTGGAGAAGGGCGATCGACAAGCATTTATTTCTCATTTTGAGGAAGTCTCGACCTACTTCGGTGATTACGCGCAACAATTCTTGAAAGAGAGTAAACAATTGTTGGCGCAGGCAAGTGACCGTCGTCATCACGATTAA
- a CDS encoding TAXI family TRAP transporter solute-binding subunit: MSCMRFFSVRLTNALTWMCLTLGISSSAFAAAPVNLTISTGSVSGVYYPAGGAICRLLNKSQKQHQLRCSVTTSEGSIANIQKLRNNEVPLAIVQSDIEHHAFTGATEFAQSGPMPQLRALFSLYSEAFTLVVREDSHISQLSDLVSKRIDIGNPGSGERATMEILMQQLNWKQTDFSQISGLHADERAQALCDNQIDAFVYVAGHPNGAIREATNSCDAKLLSLPPEQITSILKAHPEYSAATIPGGLYRDNDTDTATIGVTATLLTTDKLDDETAYQVVKAAMENLEQLERSHPALKGLKPENMTHVGLTVPLHPGAARYYREHNIKM, translated from the coding sequence ATGTCTTGCATGCGTTTCTTTAGCGTACGTTTGACAAACGCACTGACATGGATGTGTCTGACATTAGGAATCAGCAGCAGTGCTTTCGCTGCTGCTCCGGTTAATCTTACGATTTCAACTGGAAGTGTTTCTGGTGTTTACTATCCAGCAGGCGGAGCGATCTGCAGATTGCTGAATAAGAGTCAGAAACAACATCAGTTACGTTGTTCGGTGACAACCAGTGAAGGTTCCATCGCTAATATTCAAAAACTTCGTAATAACGAAGTACCATTAGCTATTGTTCAATCAGACATTGAGCACCATGCATTCACCGGGGCTACAGAGTTTGCGCAAAGTGGTCCAATGCCTCAGTTAAGAGCTTTATTTAGTCTTTATTCCGAAGCATTCACTTTAGTCGTTCGAGAAGATAGCCATATTTCTCAGCTTTCAGATCTGGTCAGCAAACGCATTGATATCGGAAATCCTGGTTCTGGTGAACGAGCCACGATGGAAATACTCATGCAACAGCTGAACTGGAAACAAACAGATTTTTCGCAAATCTCTGGTTTACATGCTGATGAACGGGCTCAAGCATTGTGTGACAACCAAATTGATGCCTTTGTTTATGTCGCAGGACATCCTAACGGCGCCATCAGAGAAGCCACCAATAGCTGTGATGCCAAGTTGTTGTCACTTCCGCCAGAACAAATTACCAGCATATTGAAAGCGCATCCTGAGTATAGTGCTGCCACTATTCCTGGTGGTTTATACCGTGATAACGATACCGACACTGCGACTATTGGTGTGACAGCTACTTTGTTAACCACCGATAAGCTTGATGATGAAACTGCCTATCAGGTTGTTAAAGCGGCGATGGAAAATCTGGAGCAGTTGGAGAGAAGTCATCCAGCGCTTAAAGGGTTAAAACCTGAAAACATGACTCATGTCGGTTTAACTGTGCCGCTACACCCAGGTGCAGCACGTTATTACCGCGAACATAATATTAAAATGTAA
- a CDS encoding PatB family C-S lyase yields MFDFDKQIDRRGTNSLKWNKYKDQDVIPLWVADTDFMAPQGVIDALQQRIAHGVFGYSRPSPRLIELIIERMQQRYGWKIEPEWLLFMPGVVPGLNFGIKAWCRPEQHVITPNPVYYPFLHAPEYNDRPVSLLPMQLVNDRWLPDFDTFEQQAKTADVLLLCNPHNPGGTVFTHEELTRIADIAIRNDLVVISDEIHCDLLLEPNVKHIPFASLSPEAAARSAVLMAPSKTFNIAGLCSSFAIIPDNRLRFKLQQAMRGLMADNNLIGLVAAEAAYEHGEEWLQAQLDYLRGNRDLVASTLGDLPGIKIAKLEATYLAWIDVSGLQLDDPIATFEAGGVGLSPGAQFGDKRFVRLNFGCSRELLQKALDRMVKVIQSARLVVQQ; encoded by the coding sequence ATGTTTGATTTCGATAAGCAGATTGATCGCCGCGGCACAAACAGTCTGAAATGGAATAAATATAAAGACCAGGATGTTATTCCATTATGGGTCGCCGATACCGACTTTATGGCGCCACAAGGTGTCATTGATGCCTTGCAGCAGCGCATTGCTCACGGCGTATTCGGCTATAGTCGCCCGTCCCCTCGCCTCATTGAACTGATTATCGAACGGATGCAGCAGCGCTATGGCTGGAAAATTGAACCGGAATGGCTGCTGTTCATGCCAGGTGTTGTGCCTGGTCTGAATTTTGGTATCAAAGCATGGTGCCGTCCAGAACAGCATGTTATCACACCCAATCCGGTCTATTACCCCTTTCTGCATGCGCCGGAATATAACGATCGCCCAGTCAGTCTGCTGCCGATGCAGTTGGTTAATGACCGCTGGTTACCTGATTTTGATACATTTGAACAACAAGCTAAAACGGCTGATGTGTTACTGCTCTGCAACCCGCATAACCCTGGCGGTACCGTCTTTACCCACGAAGAATTAACACGAATTGCAGATATTGCTATTCGAAATGACCTCGTGGTGATTTCAGATGAAATTCATTGCGACTTACTTCTGGAACCAAATGTGAAGCATATTCCTTTTGCTTCATTATCACCCGAAGCCGCAGCACGTAGTGCCGTGTTAATGGCGCCGAGCAAAACATTCAATATTGCTGGTTTATGCAGCTCTTTTGCGATCATTCCAGATAACCGTTTGCGTTTTAAACTGCAACAAGCCATGCGAGGGTTAATGGCCGATAATAACCTGATCGGTCTGGTCGCTGCAGAAGCCGCTTATGAACATGGTGAAGAGTGGTTACAGGCACAACTGGATTATCTGCGCGGAAACCGAGACTTGGTTGCCAGCACTTTGGGTGATTTACCAGGGATTAAAATCGCTAAGCTCGAAGCAACATATTTAGCGTGGATTGATGTTTCAGGTCTGCAACTTGATGATCCTATTGCTACTTTTGAAGCCGGCGGTGTTGGTTTATCCCCTGGTGCTCAGTTCGGCGACAAACGATTTGTTCGCTTGAATTTTGGCTGCAGCCGCGAGCTGCTACAGAAGGCGTTGGATCGAATGGTAAAAGTGATTCAATCGGCACGGCTGGTAGTTCAGCAGTAA
- a CDS encoding sugar efflux transporter: protein MKRILPSFLQNAVELSFMGVTFLTGLAIAFLVPVLSLFLSDELHVRPLLVGAFFTTNAVMGIIIGQLLANYSDKMSSRKPLITVCGIAGVIGSLLYAFDRHYAVLASLGIVLMSFCGSITPQLYALAREYTDAKNKQAVTFSTVMRAQFSLAWVIGPPLAFFIVAHFDFTRLFCGVAVLYMLCVWVIARYLPVIPRKHTPIDPLSGSIWQNSRLCLLFLSSFLLWTCNSMYLITMPLYIGKALHWSQGLAGWLMGLAAGLEIPVMLFAGRYSARLGNRKLLLISAISAVAFYLLLLLSQQQVWLFLAQILNALFIGILAGIGMTCFQDLLPGHPGQASTLFSNSIRCGGIVAGMLAGTITEWFHFQGVFICAFILSIFAMLSVWRISAL from the coding sequence ATGAAACGGATATTACCTTCTTTTTTACAAAACGCAGTTGAACTGAGTTTTATGGGCGTAACTTTCCTTACTGGGTTAGCGATTGCATTTTTGGTTCCTGTCTTGAGTCTGTTTTTGAGCGACGAATTGCATGTGCGCCCATTATTGGTTGGCGCATTTTTTACTACCAATGCGGTTATGGGGATCATCATTGGGCAATTATTAGCAAATTACTCTGACAAAATGAGCAGCCGTAAACCGTTGATTACGGTCTGTGGTATAGCGGGGGTTATTGGTAGTTTGCTCTATGCTTTTGATCGTCATTATGCCGTATTAGCCAGTTTGGGCATTGTACTGATGAGTTTTTGTGGTTCGATCACGCCGCAGCTGTATGCATTAGCGCGTGAATATACCGACGCCAAAAATAAACAAGCCGTAACCTTTAGTACCGTCATGCGCGCACAGTTTTCATTAGCTTGGGTGATTGGCCCGCCGCTCGCATTTTTCATTGTTGCCCATTTTGATTTCACGCGGCTGTTTTGCGGTGTGGCTGTTTTATATATGTTGTGTGTCTGGGTTATTGCGCGTTATTTACCCGTGATCCCGCGTAAACATACTCCGATTGATCCGCTATCAGGCAGTATTTGGCAAAATTCGCGCTTATGTTTGTTGTTTCTGAGTTCATTTTTACTGTGGACATGTAACAGCATGTATTTGATTACTATGCCGCTTTATATCGGAAAGGCATTACATTGGTCGCAGGGGCTGGCTGGGTGGCTGATGGGGTTAGCGGCGGGGTTGGAAATTCCGGTGATGCTGTTTGCCGGACGCTACAGTGCGCGCCTTGGTAATCGCAAGTTGTTGTTGATCTCGGCCATATCGGCAGTCGCTTTTTATCTGCTGTTATTGCTATCACAACAGCAAGTATGGTTGTTTCTAGCTCAGATTCTGAACGCGTTGTTTATAGGCATTTTAGCGGGCATCGGCATGACTTGTTTTCAGGATCTGTTACCCGGTCATCCGGGGCAGGCATCGACCTTATTCAGTAACAGTATTCGTTGTGGTGGCATCGTTGCGGGTATGCTGGCAGGAACCATTACTGAATGGTTCCATTTTCAAGGTGTGTTTATCTGCGCATTTATTTTGTCAATTTTTGCCATGCTGTCTGTATGGCGGATCAGCGCGTTGTAG
- a CDS encoding LysR family transcriptional regulator — MFRPKSTLEQWRIFQAVVEHGGYAQAAEKLNKSQSSLNHAIAKLQQTLGVALLEVRGRKAYLTDAGDMFLRRAKLMNQQMQELELLAHNIHQGWEAEIRFAVEIAHPRRPLNRALQNYYPLSRGTHLQMFDTVLSGTEEFIREQKADIVICGHVPKGFLAEPLAEVTFVAVCHPQHPLALEARMLSAEELTQQLQIVIRDTAKNPKEMTGWLKAEQRWTVTSMHEAIEILLAGMGFAWLPLHLVEGFIQRQQLHRLPLREGNERKIFTHLVIPAPERLGPSANCLLECLRLSHPLTAAYWQNNKKSTAIEISSPSILPSTTR; from the coding sequence ATGTTTCGTCCAAAAAGCACACTCGAGCAGTGGCGTATCTTTCAGGCAGTCGTCGAACACGGCGGTTATGCTCAAGCAGCAGAGAAACTAAATAAAAGCCAGTCTTCACTGAATCACGCTATTGCCAAATTGCAACAAACGCTGGGTGTTGCTTTACTGGAAGTCAGAGGACGTAAAGCCTATTTGACCGATGCGGGCGATATGTTTTTGCGGCGGGCCAAACTCATGAATCAGCAAATGCAGGAATTAGAGCTGCTGGCCCACAACATTCATCAAGGCTGGGAAGCGGAAATTCGCTTTGCCGTAGAAATAGCCCATCCTCGGCGGCCTCTCAATCGCGCCTTGCAGAATTATTACCCACTCTCGCGCGGTACTCATTTACAGATGTTTGATACGGTTTTGAGTGGAACAGAAGAGTTCATCCGTGAGCAAAAAGCCGATATCGTCATTTGTGGCCATGTACCTAAGGGATTTCTCGCAGAACCATTAGCAGAAGTAACGTTTGTCGCAGTTTGTCATCCACAACATCCGTTAGCATTAGAAGCAAGAATGCTCAGTGCCGAGGAGTTGACCCAACAACTACAAATTGTGATTCGGGATACCGCAAAAAATCCGAAAGAAATGACCGGATGGCTGAAAGCCGAACAACGCTGGACCGTAACCAGCATGCACGAAGCCATTGAGATCCTGCTGGCGGGAATGGGCTTTGCCTGGTTGCCGTTGCACCTCGTAGAAGGTTTTATCCAGCGTCAGCAATTGCATCGTTTACCATTACGCGAAGGTAATGAACGAAAAATTTTCACACACTTGGTTATTCCGGCGCCCGAACGTCTGGGCCCTAGTGCAAATTGTTTGCTGGAGTGTCTGCGTTTATCACACCCACTAACTGCGGCTTACTGGCAAAACAATAAAAAATCGACCGCGATTGAGATCAGTTCGCCGTCGATTTTACCGTCTACAACGCGCTGA
- the sohB gene encoding protease SohB: MAFIYEYGLFAVKSITLVLVIVLGVIAIVSAIARHKTRRGELDITDLSADHQQNKVHLTEALLNKEQRKEYAKQQKKELKAKKKNAPDADKPRLFLIDFKSGMDAKEVLSLREEITAVLTMAKSEDEVLVRVESGGGVVHGYGLGASQLQRIRDRGLFLTVAIDKVAASGGYMMACVAQKIIAAPFAIVGSIGVVAQMPNFNRLLKKHDVDIELHTAGQFKRTLTIFGENDDKAREKFREELETVHQQFKQFVSEHRPRMDIDQIATGEHWLAAEAKKLGVVDELRTSDDYLLSQFEQKQVIKVTYQAKKGLADRFSNAASLAVEKAVYRIIETCKIPF; this comes from the coding sequence ATGGCATTTATTTATGAGTATGGTTTATTTGCTGTAAAGAGTATCACACTTGTTCTGGTCATTGTCTTGGGTGTGATCGCTATCGTATCTGCAATTGCTCGACACAAGACGCGCCGCGGCGAATTAGATATCACAGACCTTTCTGCTGATCATCAGCAGAACAAAGTGCATTTGACCGAAGCATTACTCAATAAAGAACAACGTAAAGAGTATGCCAAGCAGCAGAAGAAAGAACTTAAAGCGAAGAAAAAAAATGCGCCGGATGCCGATAAACCACGTCTGTTCCTGATCGATTTTAAAAGTGGAATGGATGCAAAGGAAGTGTTGTCACTGCGTGAAGAAATCACCGCTGTGTTAACCATGGCGAAAAGCGAAGATGAAGTGCTAGTTCGGGTGGAATCGGGTGGTGGTGTGGTGCACGGTTATGGCTTGGGTGCTTCGCAGTTACAACGCATCCGCGATCGTGGGCTATTTTTAACCGTAGCCATCGACAAAGTAGCTGCCAGTGGCGGTTATATGATGGCGTGTGTAGCACAAAAAATTATCGCGGCACCTTTTGCGATTGTTGGCTCTATTGGCGTTGTCGCGCAGATGCCAAATTTCAACCGCTTGTTGAAAAAACATGATGTAGATATCGAATTGCACACAGCTGGTCAGTTCAAACGTACCCTGACTATTTTTGGTGAGAACGACGACAAAGCTCGCGAAAAATTCCGTGAAGAGCTGGAAACCGTTCATCAGCAATTCAAGCAGTTCGTCAGTGAACATCGCCCGCGCATGGATATTGATCAAATAGCGACCGGTGAACATTGGCTGGCTGCGGAAGCGAAAAAATTAGGCGTGGTCGATGAGCTGCGGACTAGTGACGATTATTTGCTGTCTCAGTTTGAGCAAAAGCAGGTGATTAAAGTGACTTATCAAGCGAAAAAAGGTCTGGCGGATCGTTTCTCGAACGCAGCTTCATTAGCTGTCGAAAAAGCCGTTTATCGTATCATTGAGACCTGTAAGATTCCTTTTTAG